From the genome of Streptomyces sp. NBC_00659, one region includes:
- a CDS encoding acyl-CoA dehydrogenase family protein produces the protein MDFTFTEEQQAAAEAAQGVFAGVSPDGVPSPALTAGAVAEDFDRPLWARLADADLLSLLLDEEAGGAGLDAIALCLVLRESAKVLARVPLLENSAAAAAVRRYGGEELRAELPARAGRGELVLTVAANGRTGHDPAERAVTARRDGAGWVLDGVQTAVPWACDADFVVVPAHTDADRTVLALVPRDHEGAVLAEQISTTGERLGELRLRSTRIAARDVIDAPGAWEWLRDLLATGTCALALGLGEEVLRMTSAYTSKREQFGFPVATFQAVAVQAADRYIDLRAMEATLWQAAWRISTGADGALPVGGDVAVAKIWASEGVRRVVQTAQHLHGGFGADTEYALHRYHAWAKHLELSLGPAAAHEEALGDLLAAHSLS, from the coding sequence GTGGACTTCACCTTCACCGAGGAGCAGCAGGCGGCGGCCGAGGCGGCGCAGGGGGTGTTCGCCGGGGTCTCCCCCGACGGGGTGCCCAGTCCCGCGCTCACCGCGGGCGCCGTCGCCGAGGACTTCGACCGGCCCTTGTGGGCGAGGCTCGCCGACGCGGACCTGCTGAGCCTGCTGCTCGACGAGGAGGCCGGCGGGGCGGGCCTCGACGCGATCGCGCTCTGCCTGGTGCTGCGGGAGTCGGCGAAGGTGCTGGCACGGGTACCGCTGCTGGAGAACAGCGCGGCGGCGGCGGCCGTACGACGCTACGGCGGCGAGGAGTTGAGGGCGGAACTGCCGGCGCGGGCCGGCCGGGGCGAACTCGTGCTGACCGTCGCCGCCAACGGCAGGACCGGTCACGACCCGGCCGAACGCGCCGTGACCGCACGGCGGGACGGCGCGGGGTGGGTCCTGGACGGTGTGCAGACGGCGGTCCCCTGGGCCTGCGACGCCGACTTCGTCGTCGTGCCCGCGCATACGGACGCCGACCGGACCGTCCTCGCACTGGTTCCACGCGACCACGAAGGGGCCGTTCTCGCCGAGCAGATCTCCACGACCGGTGAACGGCTCGGCGAGCTGCGGTTGCGGTCCACTCGGATCGCCGCCCGGGATGTCATCGACGCGCCGGGGGCCTGGGAGTGGCTGCGCGACCTGCTGGCCACCGGCACCTGTGCGCTGGCCCTCGGGCTCGGAGAGGAAGTGCTCCGGATGACGAGCGCGTACACGAGCAAGCGGGAGCAGTTCGGGTTCCCGGTCGCCACGTTCCAGGCGGTCGCCGTCCAGGCCGCCGACCGCTACATCGACCTGCGCGCGATGGAGGCGACGCTCTGGCAGGCCGCGTGGCGGATCAGCACGGGCGCCGACGGCGCGCTCCCGGTCGGCGGTGATGTGGCCGTCGCCAAGATCTGGGCTTCCGAAGGGGTACGCCGGGTCGTGCAGACCGCACAGCATCTGCACGGAGGATTCGGCGCAGACACCGAGTACGCGCTGCACCGGTACCACGCCTGGGCCAAGCATCTGGAACTGTCGCTCGGCCCGGCGGCGGCACACGAGGAAGCCCTGGGAGACCTGCTGGCAGCGCATTCCCTCAGCTGA
- a CDS encoding 2Fe-2S iron-sulfur cluster-binding protein: MARFHPLTVAAVDRITDDSVALTFAVPAELREDYRHAAGQHLALRRTLDGTEIRRTYSICSTAPSPDGEAPRTLKVGVRLVDGGAFSTYALKEIAVGDEVEVMIPAGRFTLEPTPGLYAAVVGGSGITPVLSIASTLLAREPDASFCLIRSDRTSASTMFLEEVADLKDRYPQRFQLVTVLSREEQQAGLPSGRLDQERLTGLLPALLPVDGVAGWFLCGPMGLVQGAERALRGLGVSRTRIHEEIFHVDADTTAPSAVPAPAHSTVTARLDGRGGTWPVQDGESLLDAVLRNRPDAPYACKGGVCGTCRAFLVSGEVRMDRNFALEPEETEAGYVLACQSHPATEKVELDFDR, from the coding sequence ATGGCCCGCTTCCACCCGCTCACGGTGGCCGCGGTCGACCGGATCACCGACGACTCCGTGGCCCTGACCTTCGCGGTGCCCGCGGAACTGCGCGAGGACTACCGGCATGCCGCCGGCCAGCATCTGGCACTGCGCCGCACGCTCGACGGCACGGAGATCCGCCGCACGTACTCCATCTGCTCGACGGCCCCCTCCCCCGACGGCGAGGCGCCGCGCACCCTGAAGGTCGGCGTGCGTCTGGTCGACGGAGGCGCGTTCTCGACGTACGCGCTCAAGGAGATCGCCGTCGGCGACGAGGTGGAGGTGATGATCCCGGCGGGACGCTTCACCCTGGAACCCACGCCCGGCCTGTACGCGGCGGTGGTGGGCGGCAGCGGCATCACCCCGGTGCTGTCGATCGCCTCGACCCTGCTGGCGCGGGAGCCGGACGCGAGCTTCTGCCTGATCCGCAGCGACCGTACGTCGGCCTCGACGATGTTCCTGGAGGAGGTCGCCGACCTCAAGGACCGCTATCCGCAGCGGTTCCAGCTGGTGACCGTCCTCTCCCGGGAGGAGCAGCAGGCCGGGCTGCCGTCCGGCCGGCTCGACCAGGAGCGGCTGACCGGGCTGCTTCCGGCGCTGCTGCCCGTGGACGGGGTGGCGGGATGGTTCCTGTGCGGGCCGATGGGGCTCGTCCAGGGCGCCGAGCGGGCGCTGCGCGGGCTCGGGGTGTCCCGGACGCGCATCCACGAAGAGATCTTCCACGTGGACGCCGACACCACGGCTCCTTCCGCCGTACCGGCACCCGCGCACAGCACGGTCACCGCACGGCTCGACGGACGCGGCGGCACCTGGCCCGTCCAGGACGGCGAGTCGCTGCTGGACGCGGTCCTGCGCAACCGACCGGACGCGCCCTATGCCTGCAAGGGCGGCGTGTGCGGAACCTGCCGGGCGTTCCTCGTCTCGGGCGAGGTGCGGATGGACCGCAACTTCGCGCTGGAACCGGAGGAGACCGAGGCCGGGTACGTACTGGCCTGCCAGTCCCATCCCGCCACGGAGAAGGTCGAGTTGGACTTCGACCGCTGA
- a CDS encoding DUF3662 and FHA domain-containing protein: MGVLKKFEQRLEGLVNGTFAKVFKSEVQPVEIAGALQRECDNNATIWNRDRTVVPNDFIVELSTPDFERLSPYSGQLGDELAGMVRDYAKQQRYTFMGPIKVHLEKADDLDTGLYRVRSRTLASSANQQSPERAPAGPAPAGRGAQGGYGYPPAAPPPMPSAPPPGGRPGMAPVGARPPAGPAAGGRMRHWVEINGARHQISRPTLVLGRSTEADVRIDDPGVSRRHCEIRTGTPSTIQDLGSTNGIVVDGQHTTRATLRDGSRIVVGSTTIIYRQAEG; encoded by the coding sequence ATGGGAGTCCTGAAGAAGTTCGAGCAGCGTCTCGAAGGTCTGGTCAACGGCACCTTCGCCAAGGTGTTCAAGTCCGAGGTCCAGCCCGTGGAGATCGCCGGAGCGCTCCAGCGCGAGTGCGACAACAACGCCACGATCTGGAACCGCGACCGGACCGTCGTCCCGAACGACTTCATCGTCGAACTGAGCACGCCCGACTTCGAGCGGCTCAGCCCCTACTCCGGCCAGCTCGGCGACGAGCTCGCCGGAATGGTCCGCGACTACGCCAAGCAGCAGCGCTACACCTTCATGGGCCCCATCAAGGTCCATCTGGAGAAGGCCGACGACCTCGACACCGGCCTGTACCGGGTCCGCAGCCGTACGCTCGCCTCCTCCGCCAATCAGCAGTCCCCCGAGCGTGCCCCCGCGGGCCCCGCTCCGGCGGGCCGCGGAGCCCAGGGTGGCTACGGCTACCCGCCCGCGGCCCCTCCCCCCATGCCGTCCGCGCCGCCGCCCGGCGGCCGTCCGGGCATGGCACCCGTGGGTGCCCGGCCCCCGGCCGGCCCGGCGGCGGGTGGCCGTATGCGGCATTGGGTCGAGATCAATGGCGCACGCCATCAGATCTCCCGCCCGACGCTGGTGCTGGGCCGCAGCACTGAAGCCGACGTGCGGATCGACGACCCCGGCGTATCGCGCCGGCACTGTGAGATCCGGACCGGAACGCCCTCGACGATCCAGGATCTCGGGTCCACCAACGGCATCGTGGTGGACGGGCAGCACACAACCCGCGCTACGCTCCGCGACGGCTCGCGGATCGTCGTGGGCAGCACCACCATCATTTACCGGCAAGCCGAAGGGTGA
- a CDS encoding winged helix-turn-helix transcriptional regulator has product MAVPGSHDAGPCQKVDDGMTRVFTLLGKRWTGLVVAVLMPHPVHFADLRRAIPGISERMLSDRLTELGAAGLVVRNVDEGPPLRVCYALTEAGAALEPALKELGSWAERYLPESGPCQERPRPRQRTGL; this is encoded by the coding sequence ATGGCAGTACCGGGAAGCCACGACGCTGGGCCGTGTCAGAAGGTCGACGACGGCATGACCCGTGTCTTCACGCTGCTCGGAAAACGATGGACGGGTCTCGTCGTCGCGGTCCTGATGCCGCACCCCGTCCACTTCGCCGATCTGCGCAGAGCGATCCCCGGCATCAGCGAGCGGATGCTCTCGGACCGGCTCACCGAACTCGGCGCGGCCGGCCTGGTCGTGCGCAACGTCGACGAGGGCCCACCGCTGCGTGTTTGCTACGCCCTGACGGAGGCGGGGGCGGCGCTGGAACCGGCCCTGAAGGAGCTGGGGTCCTGGGCGGAGAGGTATCTGCCGGAGAGCGGGCCCTGCCAGGAGCGTCCGCGGCCGCGCCAGCGGACCGGGCTCTGA
- a CDS encoding DUF2252 domain-containing protein — protein sequence MAEVGTAGAERQTAPTPAGRAGLVEQAGPVRQDSGGGQGGSASVPEPGRRPSPEGGQTAEAFGVRGFAVPGFAAWPVRDLPKEEGKALRGRVPRAAHAELLVDVDRPDAVTAVEESNRGRIPELTPIRVGRMAATPFAFLRGSAGLMAYDLARTPMTGISAQICGDAHAANFGLYGDARGGLVIDLNDFDETVHGPWEWDLKRLTTSLVLAGREAGADEDTCRDAARDCVGAYRRTMRLLARLPVLDAWNAIADEELVSHTDAHDLLGTLERVSEKARANTSGRFAARSTEAVDGGGRRFVDAAPVLRRVPDAEAAAVAASLEHYLTTVSEDRLPLLARYAVHDVAFRVVGTGSVGTRSYVVLLLDHRGEALVLQVKEARASALLPHLATIGHPMPEVAHEGRRVVLGQKRMQVVSDILLGWTSVDGLPYQVRQFRNRKGSVDPAALAADHVDDYGRMTGALLARAHSHSADPRLIAGYCGKNEELDEAVASFAVAYADRTEADHAALTAAVRSGRIASEPGV from the coding sequence ATGGCCGAGGTCGGTACAGCGGGGGCGGAGCGGCAGACGGCGCCGACGCCGGCGGGAAGGGCCGGGCTGGTCGAGCAGGCCGGTCCGGTGCGTCAGGACAGCGGTGGCGGGCAGGGCGGGAGCGCGTCCGTGCCGGAGCCCGGGCGGCGGCCGTCGCCCGAGGGCGGGCAGACGGCCGAGGCGTTCGGGGTGCGGGGCTTCGCGGTTCCGGGGTTCGCCGCCTGGCCGGTGAGGGACTTGCCCAAGGAAGAGGGGAAGGCCCTGCGCGGGCGGGTCCCGCGCGCGGCCCACGCCGAGCTGCTGGTGGACGTCGACCGGCCGGACGCCGTGACAGCGGTCGAGGAGTCCAACCGGGGCCGGATCCCCGAGCTCACCCCGATCCGGGTCGGCAGGATGGCCGCCACCCCCTTCGCGTTCCTGCGCGGCAGCGCCGGCCTCATGGCGTACGACCTCGCCCGCACGCCGATGACCGGCATCAGCGCCCAGATCTGCGGCGACGCCCACGCGGCGAACTTCGGCCTGTACGGGGACGCGCGCGGTGGCCTGGTCATCGATCTGAACGACTTCGACGAGACGGTGCACGGTCCCTGGGAGTGGGACCTCAAGCGGCTCACCACCTCGCTCGTGCTCGCGGGCCGGGAGGCCGGTGCCGACGAGGACACCTGCCGCGATGCCGCGCGCGACTGTGTGGGCGCGTACCGCCGCACCATGCGCCTGCTGGCCAGACTGCCGGTGCTGGACGCCTGGAACGCCATCGCGGACGAGGAACTCGTCTCGCACACCGACGCCCATGACCTGCTCGGCACCCTGGAGCGGGTCTCCGAGAAGGCGCGGGCCAACACCAGTGGACGGTTCGCCGCCAGATCGACCGAGGCCGTGGACGGCGGTGGCCGTCGCTTCGTCGACGCGGCACCCGTGCTGCGCCGCGTTCCCGACGCGGAGGCGGCCGCGGTCGCGGCGTCCCTGGAGCACTATCTGACGACGGTCTCCGAGGACCGCCTCCCCCTGCTCGCCCGCTACGCGGTGCACGACGTCGCCTTCCGCGTCGTCGGCACCGGCAGCGTCGGCACCCGCTCGTATGTCGTGCTGCTCCTGGACCACCGCGGCGAAGCCCTGGTCCTCCAGGTCAAGGAGGCCCGTGCCTCGGCGCTGCTCCCGCATCTGGCGACCATCGGCCATCCGATGCCGGAGGTCGCCCACGAGGGTCGCCGTGTCGTCCTCGGCCAGAAGCGCATGCAGGTGGTCAGCGACATCCTTCTCGGCTGGACCTCGGTCGACGGTCTCCCCTACCAGGTCCGCCAGTTCCGCAACCGCAAGGGCAGTGTCGACCCCGCCGCGCTGGCCGCCGACCATGTCGACGACTACGGCCGGATGACCGGTGCCCTGCTGGCGCGCGCCCACAGCCACAGCGCGGACCCGCGCCTGATAGCCGGGTACTGCGGCAAGAACGAGGAGCTGGACGAGGCCGTCGCCTCCTTCGCCGTCGCCTACGCGGACCGCACGGAGGCGGACCACGCGGCCCTGACGGCGGCGGTCCGAAGCGGACGGATCGCCTCTGAACCGGGTGTGTGA
- a CDS encoding FtsW/RodA/SpoVE family cell cycle protein, whose translation MSSSTNTPTHHTSTIGSIGAPSRRNTELALLVFAVVIPVFAYANVGLAIDDKVPTGLLSYGLGLALLAGVAHLAVRKFAPYADPLLLPLATLLNGLGLVIIWRLDQSKLLQSINQAGNAAPRQLLYTALAIALFVAVLFFLKDHRVLQRYTYISMVGALVLLLLPLVPGLGANIYGAKIWISVAGFSIQPGEFAKIVLAIFFAGYLMVKRDALALASRRFMGLYLPRGRDLGPILVVWFISILILVFETDLGTSLLFFGMFVIMLYVATERTSWIVFGLLMSAGGAVGVATFEPHIQTRVQAWLDPMHEYMLSQSGVKDGIIHSEQAMQALWAFGSGGTLGTGLGQGHSELIRFAANSDFILATFGEELGLAGVMAILVLYGLIVERGIRTALAARDPFGKLLAVGLSGAFALQVFVVAGGVMGLIPLTGMTMPFLASGGSSVIANWALVGVLIRISDTARRPAPAPAPSPDAEMTQVVRP comes from the coding sequence ATGAGCAGTAGTACGAACACGCCGACACACCACACGTCCACGATCGGATCGATCGGCGCACCCAGCCGACGCAACACCGAACTGGCCTTGCTGGTGTTCGCGGTCGTCATCCCGGTCTTCGCCTACGCCAACGTGGGCCTGGCCATCGACGACAAAGTGCCCACCGGCCTGCTGAGCTACGGCCTGGGCCTCGCCCTGCTGGCCGGCGTCGCCCACCTCGCGGTGCGCAAGTTCGCTCCGTACGCGGACCCGCTGCTGCTTCCGCTGGCCACGCTCCTCAACGGGCTCGGCCTGGTGATCATCTGGCGGCTCGACCAGTCCAAACTGCTCCAGTCGATCAACCAGGCGGGCAACGCGGCACCACGCCAGCTGCTGTACACGGCGCTGGCCATCGCCCTGTTCGTCGCCGTGCTGTTCTTCCTGAAGGACCACCGCGTCCTGCAGCGCTACACCTACATCTCCATGGTCGGTGCCCTGGTCCTGCTGCTGCTCCCGCTGGTCCCGGGACTCGGTGCCAACATCTACGGCGCCAAGATCTGGATCTCGGTCGCCGGATTCTCCATCCAGCCCGGTGAGTTCGCGAAGATCGTCCTCGCGATCTTCTTCGCCGGCTACCTGATGGTGAAGCGCGACGCGCTCGCCCTGGCCAGCCGCCGCTTCATGGGCCTGTACCTGCCGCGCGGCCGCGACCTCGGCCCGATCCTCGTGGTCTGGTTCATCTCGATCCTGATCCTGGTCTTCGAGACCGACCTCGGTACGTCGCTGCTGTTCTTCGGAATGTTCGTCATCATGCTGTACGTCGCCACCGAGCGGACCAGCTGGATCGTCTTCGGTCTGCTGATGTCCGCGGGCGGCGCGGTCGGTGTGGCGACCTTCGAACCGCACATCCAGACGCGTGTCCAGGCCTGGCTCGACCCGATGCACGAGTACATGCTCAGCCAGTCCGGGGTCAAGGACGGCATCATCCACTCCGAGCAGGCCATGCAGGCGCTGTGGGCGTTCGGCTCCGGCGGCACCCTCGGCACCGGCCTCGGCCAGGGCCACTCCGAGCTCATCCGCTTCGCCGCCAACTCCGACTTCATCCTCGCCACGTTCGGCGAGGAATTGGGCCTCGCCGGAGTCATGGCGATCCTGGTGCTCTACGGCCTGATCGTCGAGCGCGGCATCCGCACGGCGCTCGCGGCCCGCGACCCGTTCGGCAAGCTCCTCGCCGTCGGCCTCTCCGGCGCCTTCGCCCTCCAGGTCTTCGTGGTCGCCGGCGGTGTCATGGGCCTGATCCCGCTGACCGGTATGACCATGCCGTTCCTGGCCTCCGGCGGTTCCTCCGTCATCGCCAACTGGGCGCTCGTCGGCGTACTGATCCGCATCAGCGACACCGCCCGCCGCCCGGCGCCCGCACCCGCCCCCAGCCCCGACGCCGAGATGACCCAGGTGGTCCGCCCGTGA
- a CDS encoding FHA domain-containing protein FhaB/FipA codes for MSELTLTVMRLGFLAVLWLFVIVAVQVIRSDLFGTRVTQRGSRREAARPQQAARQAAPPQQRQQQAPAAGGGRQRRGAPSKLVVSEGTLTGTTVALQGQTITLGRAHDSTIVLDDDYASSRHARIYPDRDGQWIVEDLGSTNGTYLDRSRLTTPTPVPLGAPIRIGKTVIELRK; via the coding sequence ATGTCAGAGCTGACCCTCACGGTCATGCGGCTGGGTTTCCTGGCCGTACTGTGGCTGTTCGTGATCGTGGCCGTGCAGGTCATCCGCAGCGACCTGTTCGGAACGCGCGTCACACAGCGCGGCTCCCGCAGGGAGGCTGCGAGGCCTCAGCAGGCCGCGCGGCAAGCCGCGCCTCCGCAGCAGCGCCAGCAGCAGGCGCCCGCCGCCGGCGGCGGGCGGCAGCGTCGCGGCGCACCATCCAAGCTGGTCGTCTCGGAGGGCACCCTCACGGGCACCACCGTCGCGCTTCAGGGGCAGACCATCACCCTGGGCCGAGCGCACGACAGCACCATCGTGCTGGACGACGACTACGCGTCCAGCCGGCATGCCAGGATCTACCCCGACCGGGACGGCCAGTGGATCGTCGAGGACCTCGGCTCCACCAATGGCACGTATCTCGACCGGAGCCGGCTGACGACCCCGACGCCCGTTCCGCTGGGCGCGCCGATCCGCATCGGCAAGACCGTCATCGAGCTGCGGAAGTAG
- the paaD gene encoding 1,2-phenylacetyl-CoA epoxidase subunit PaaD encodes MVTTTALEEELRRLAGSVLDPELPVLTLDDLGVLRAVHVRGTDSVEVELTPTYTGCPAVEAMSMDIERVLHEHGIREVLVRTVLSPAWSTDDISDEGRRKLREFGIAPPRGDRPAGPVALDLGPTRTAGAEPELDPVRCPACGSADTELLSRFSSTACKALRRCLSCREPFDHFKEL; translated from the coding sequence ATGGTGACGACCACCGCCCTGGAGGAGGAACTGCGCAGGCTGGCAGGCTCCGTGCTCGACCCCGAACTGCCCGTCCTCACCCTGGACGACCTCGGTGTCCTGCGCGCCGTCCACGTCCGCGGCACGGACAGCGTCGAGGTCGAGCTGACCCCGACCTACACCGGCTGCCCGGCCGTCGAAGCCATGTCCATGGACATCGAGCGGGTGCTCCACGAGCATGGCATACGCGAGGTCTTGGTGCGTACGGTGCTCAGCCCCGCCTGGTCGACCGACGACATCTCGGACGAAGGCCGCCGCAAACTGCGGGAGTTCGGGATAGCACCGCCGCGCGGCGACCGTCCCGCCGGGCCGGTGGCCCTCGACCTGGGACCGACCCGTACGGCCGGCGCGGAACCGGAGCTGGACCCCGTCCGCTGCCCGGCCTGCGGATCGGCCGACACCGAACTGCTCAGCCGTTTCTCCTCCACCGCGTGCAAGGCGCTGCGCCGCTGTCTGTCCTGCCGCGAACCGTTCGACCACTTCAAGGAGCTGTGA
- a CDS encoding Stp1/IreP family PP2C-type Ser/Thr phosphatase: MYPEPTGEVRMSLSLRFAAGSHKGMIREGNEDSGYAGPRLLAIADGMGGQAAGEVASSEVISTIVALDDDVPGSDILTSLGTAVQRANDQLRLMVEEDPQLEGMGTTLTALLWTGQRLGLVHVGDSRAYLLRDGVLTQITQDHTWVQRLVDEGRITEEEATTHPQRSLLMRALGSGDHVEPDLSIREVRAGDRYLICSDGLSGVVSHQTMEDTLASYQGPQETVQELIQLALRGGGPDNITVIVADVLDIDSGDTLAAQLSDTPVVVGAVAENQLQLHDNGAMQTPAGRASGLGRPVPGQGGGEFGPPGSGDTTGYVSTSSFGDYSDDDFVKPRSGRRWLKRSFYVILTLAVIGGGLYGGYRWTQTQYYVGTQDEHVALYRGISQDLAWVSLSKVAKDHPEIELKYLPPYQQQQVKATITEGGLADAQAKIDELAVQASACRKDAQRRAAESQNSAKPSSGKADGTTGTTKTSLTSKATSSPSPTASSSAPSSSKSTTAPTPTPGPSLSTEEQKLVSLCGKQ; the protein is encoded by the coding sequence ATGTACCCGGAGCCGACGGGCGAGGTGCGCATGAGTCTGTCACTGCGCTTCGCCGCCGGATCGCACAAAGGCATGATCCGCGAGGGCAACGAGGACTCGGGCTACGCCGGTCCCCGTCTGCTCGCGATCGCCGACGGGATGGGCGGCCAGGCCGCCGGTGAGGTCGCCAGCTCCGAGGTGATCTCCACCATCGTCGCGCTCGACGACGACGTACCCGGATCCGACATCCTCACCTCGCTCGGCACCGCCGTGCAGCGTGCCAACGACCAGCTCCGGCTGATGGTCGAGGAGGACCCGCAGCTCGAGGGCATGGGCACCACGCTCACCGCCCTGCTGTGGACCGGCCAGCGGCTCGGTCTCGTCCACGTCGGCGACTCCCGCGCGTACCTGCTGCGGGACGGCGTGCTCACGCAGATCACCCAGGACCACACCTGGGTGCAGCGCCTCGTCGACGAGGGCCGTATCACCGAGGAAGAGGCCACCACCCACCCGCAGCGCTCCCTGCTGATGCGCGCGCTGGGCAGTGGCGACCACGTCGAGCCCGACCTCTCGATCCGCGAGGTCCGCGCCGGCGACCGGTACCTGATCTGCTCCGACGGCCTCAGCGGTGTCGTCTCCCACCAGACGATGGAAGACACCCTCGCCAGCTACCAGGGCCCGCAGGAGACCGTGCAGGAGCTCATCCAGCTCGCGCTGCGCGGCGGCGGCCCCGACAACATCACCGTCATCGTGGCCGATGTCCTCGACATCGACTCCGGCGACACCCTCGCGGCACAGCTCTCCGACACCCCTGTGGTGGTCGGCGCCGTCGCCGAGAACCAGCTCCAGCTGCACGACAACGGCGCCATGCAGACGCCCGCCGGCCGTGCCTCCGGCCTCGGCCGGCCCGTGCCCGGACAGGGCGGCGGCGAGTTCGGCCCGCCCGGCAGCGGCGACACCACCGGCTACGTCTCCACGAGCAGTTTCGGCGACTACTCGGACGACGACTTCGTCAAGCCGCGCAGCGGACGCAGGTGGCTGAAGCGATCCTTCTACGTCATCCTGACGCTCGCCGTCATCGGAGGCGGCCTGTACGGCGGCTACCGCTGGACGCAGACGCAGTACTACGTCGGCACCCAGGACGAACACGTCGCCCTCTACCGCGGCATCAGCCAGGACCTGGCCTGGGTCTCGCTCTCGAAGGTGGCGAAGGACCACCCCGAGATCGAACTCAAGTACCTGCCGCCGTACCAGCAGCAGCAGGTCAAGGCGACCATCACCGAAGGCGGCCTCGCGGACGCGCAGGCGAAGATCGACGAACTCGCCGTACAGGCCTCCGCCTGCCGCAAGGACGCGCAGCGCCGCGCCGCCGAGAGCCAGAACAGCGCGAAGCCCAGTTCGGGCAAGGCCGACGGAACCACGGGAACCACAAAGACCTCTCTGACGTCCAAGGCCACGTCCAGCCCGAGCCCGACCGCGTCGAGCTCGGCACCTTCGTCCTCCAAGTCCACGACCGCACCCACTCCCACACCCGGCCCCAGCCTCTCCACCGAGGAGCAGAAGCTGGTCTCGCTGTGCGGTAAGCAGTAA
- a CDS encoding FMN-dependent NADH-azoreductase has protein sequence MATLLHIDSSASPNGTSVSRAVTDAFRAAWEEQHPAGTVVHRDLAAHPVPHITADAHTAGFAAPETHTPGQAEAFAARLKLIEEVENADAILIGAPMYNFSIPSTLKAWLDNVILVGRTAMTEDAKAKGTPVTVVASRGGSYAPGTPREGFEYVQNYLKAVLGDMLALDVEFIVPELTMAPHNPAMSDLVPLFEASRSKALDEAAARAKKVSARIAA, from the coding sequence ATGGCTACCCTCCTCCACATCGACTCGTCCGCCTCCCCGAACGGCACCTCCGTATCGCGTGCCGTCACGGACGCCTTCCGCGCGGCCTGGGAGGAACAGCACCCCGCCGGAACGGTCGTCCACCGCGACCTCGCCGCGCACCCTGTGCCGCACATCACGGCCGATGCCCACACCGCCGGCTTCGCCGCCCCGGAGACGCACACCCCCGGACAGGCCGAGGCCTTCGCCGCACGCCTGAAGCTGATCGAGGAGGTGGAGAACGCGGACGCGATCCTGATCGGCGCCCCCATGTACAACTTCTCCATCCCCTCGACCCTCAAGGCCTGGCTGGACAACGTCATCCTCGTGGGGCGCACCGCCATGACGGAGGACGCGAAGGCCAAGGGCACCCCGGTCACCGTCGTCGCCAGCCGCGGCGGCTCGTACGCGCCGGGCACTCCGCGCGAGGGCTTCGAGTACGTGCAGAACTACCTGAAGGCGGTACTGGGCGACATGCTCGCCCTCGACGTCGAATTCATCGTCCCGGAGCTCACCATGGCCCCGCACAACCCGGCGATGTCCGACCTGGTCCCGCTCTTCGAGGCCTCCCGGAGCAAGGCACTCGACGAGGCCGCGGCCCGGGCCAAGAAGGTCTCGGCGCGCATCGCCGCCTGA
- a CDS encoding rhodanese-like domain-containing protein: MSFGAGVPTVGVDNLAVDDFLLDVREDDEWEAGHAQGALHIPMSDFVARFGELTEAAPQDGRVNVICRSGGRSAQVTMYLVQQGIDAANVEGGMQIWETAGRPVVNGKGEPGFVL, encoded by the coding sequence ATGAGTTTCGGAGCTGGTGTGCCCACGGTCGGGGTCGACAATCTTGCGGTCGACGACTTCCTGCTGGACGTCCGGGAGGACGACGAGTGGGAGGCGGGCCACGCCCAGGGGGCACTGCACATCCCCATGAGCGACTTCGTCGCCCGGTTCGGCGAGCTGACCGAAGCGGCCCCGCAGGACGGCCGGGTCAACGTGATCTGCCGCTCCGGCGGCCGTTCGGCCCAGGTCACCATGTATCTGGTCCAGCAGGGTATCGACGCCGCGAACGTCGAGGGCGGCATGCAGATCTGGGAGACCGCCGGCCGCCCGGTCGTGAACGGCAAGGGCGAGCCCGGCTTCGTTCTGTAG